The DNA sequence GGACGGCCCTCTGACTCTTGCTAGGCTGGGTCGGCCGAGCATGGCGGAGACGCCGCACCAGTCATGGTGGACGTAGGGCCTCGGGTACCCCAGCGCGCCATGAGACGTCTCCTTTCCTTCCGCCGCTTTCGCCTGTTAGCGCTGTGCATCTGCACAGCCTTGCTTGCCTGGGCAGTGGATCGACTCGGAAATGGGCCGGAACTCCAGCGCTCCGAACGCGACCGCCCCCCCCCTTCTGTCCCCGCGCCGCGAGAGGCGACCGAGCCCATCGTAGGAGTGGTGGTCGCCGCGAGTGATGTGAGCATGGCCTTTCGACAAGCGGGGCGACTCGAGCAGTTGCGCGTGCGGGTGGGTGAAAGGGTCAAGAAAGAGCAGGTACTGGCATCACTCGATGTCCAGGAGGCCCGCCAGGAGTTGAAGGTCGCTCAGGCACAATCACTCGCGCAGCAGGCGGAGCACCGCAAGGCGGAACTCCGCCAACGGCAGGCGCGGGTGGAACTCAAGCGCGTCGAGGTGCTCGGGGCGCAGGTCTCTGGCGCGGAACTGGACGACGCGAGGCTTTCGGAGGAGCTGGCCTCCGTCGAGGTCTCCATCACCTCCGCGCGCATGGCCGAGCAGTCGGCCCGCGTGGAGTTGCTCTCGATCCGCCTGAAAAACATGGAGCTTCGCGCCCCCTTCGATGGCCAGGTCGCGGCGCTCCCTGTTCCCGTGGGAGGGCAGGTGGCCGAGGGGCAGACCGTCATCCGGCTCCTGTTACAGGAAGAGCGGTTCCGCGTCCGCTTCGCGGTGCCCGAGCCAGTCGCCAGACAGCTTCAACCGGGAGCGCGGGTCGAGGTGCGGGATCCCGGTGCCGCCACCGGGGGATGGGCTTTCGTGGATTGGGTGTGGCCCGAGGTCGACATCGCCTCGCGGCAGGTCTTCATTGAGGCGAGCGCGCCCCTGTCTGGCGGGGCAGGAGCCACCTTGAGGGTCGGGATGCCGGTCCAGCTCATCATCGACAAGCCAGGACTCGAGCGCGGACCCGTGAAGGCGCCCCCAGTCGGCTTGGACGTCGTGGCCGGGAACCAGGCCGCGGAGAAGGCCGTTCAGTGACCCAGGAACCCACCAAGAAGATCTACCGCGAGGAGGCGCTGCAGTCCTTCTACGCGGGGGAGAACGCACCTGGCCAGGTCGTGCGGCTGTCACCTGCATCGCTGGACCATGCCTACTGGCTGCTGGCGGTGGCGTTTCTGGTGGTGGGCGTGGTGCTGATATTCGGCCGGCTGAACCAATACGCCACCGGCCCCGCGGTGGTTCGAGCCCAGGGGCTCATCCCGGTCTCCTCGAGCCAGCAGGGCGTGGTGGTGGCGGTCCTCGTCTCACCGGGAGACGCTGTCCAGCGCGGGCAGGCCCTCGTGCGCCTGCACGCGGGCGCCCCCCAGGCGGAGCATGAGCGGCTCGAGCGCGAGTACCAGGTCCAGCTCATGAAGACCCTGCGTGATCCAGAGAACGCGGTCGCCCGGGAAGCACTCGCCACGCTGACGGGCCAGCGTGAGGCCGCGCGGGCCCATCTGGAGGAGCGAACCCTGCGGGCGCCGACGTCCGGGAGCATCTCGGATGTGCGCGTCCGGCCGGGACAGAACCTCGCGCCAGGCGAGGTGGCCGTGACGGTGGCGGGGGAGAACACGCACTTCACGGTGGTGGCCCTGCTCCCCGGCCACCAGCGCCCCTTCCTGCGGCCAGGCAGTCCCCTGCGCTTCGAGCTCGCCGGGTTTCGCTACAACCACCAGTCCCTGGTGACGAGCCAGGTGGGCAACGTCATCCTGGGCCCCGCCGAGGTGCGCCGCGTGCTTGGGCCCGAAATGGCGGACGCCGTCGAGTTCTCCGGTCCCCAGGTGAGAGTGACCGCCGAGGTCGATGACACGACCTTCATGGCCGATGGCCTGCGGCTGCGCTTCTACGACGGGATGATGGGGCGCGCCGACATTCCGGTGCGGCGTGAGCGCATCATCCTGGTGATGTTTCCCTGGCTGAGAGGGCTGCGCTCGAATGATGGATGAGTCCGACCGAGGCCTGGCTGCGCTCGTCGAGCGGTTTCCCGCCCTGAAGCGATTGATTCAGGGGATGCGTGGCATCCCGGTCATCCAGCAGCACACCGTGAACGAGTGCGGCATTGCCTCACTGGCCATGGTGCTCACCTACTTCGGCCGCCCCACCGCGCTCGAGGAGCTGCGAGAGCTGGTCGCCCCGAGCAGGTCCGGTGTTTCCGCGAGGGACCTGCTGGAGACGGGCCGGCTGTTCGGATTGCGCGGGCGAGGGGTGGCGCTGGACATCAAGGACCTGGAGTTCCTCGACCCAGGAACCATCCTCCACTGGGACCTCAACCACTACGTCGTCTTCGAGCGATACGAGGGCGACAGCATCCGCATCGTCGACCCAGCCATGGGGCGGCGGACAGTGCCCCTCGAGCAGGTCCGCCGCTCGCTGTCGGGGGTCGGGTTGCTCTTCGAGCCTACCGAGGCACTCCGCCCGGCCAGGGCCCAGCGCAGCGCGTGGGAGGTCCTCCAGCACCTGGCCATGAGTTCTGGGACGATCAGCCGGCTCGTCGTGGTTTCCGTCTTCCTGCAGCTGCTGGCCTTGTTCGTCCCCGCCTACACCACCGTGGTGGTGGACCGGATCCTTCCCCGGGCGGATCACGAGCTGTTCCTCCTCTTCATGGGAGGCGCCGCCATCCTCTTCTGCTTCCACCTCGCGACGGGCTGGGTCCGACAGTTCCTCGTGCTGTACCTGCGGGTCCGTCTCAGCCTGGGGCTCAAGCTCGAGTTCATGGAGCGGCTGCTGCGCCTGCCCTACGCCTTCTTCCAGGTGCGGTCGATTGGCGACCTCCACGAACGGCTCCAGAGCACCACCCAGATCCAGAACACGCTCTCCGCGACGGTGGTGGCCTCCCTGCTCGATGGCCTCTTCACCCTGCTCTACCTGGGGGCGCTCATCCTGGTCGATGTCTCGGCGGGGCTGCTCGTCCTAGGGCTCGGGTCACTCCAAGTCCTCTGCCTGGTGTTCTCGCTCCGGACCCGCAAGCAGTTATTGGACTCCGAGCTCCATCTGCAGGGGCGATCATCCGCCCTGGCCGCGGAGATGATGCGGGGCATCGAGACGCTGAAGACGATGGGAGGGGAGTTCCGGGCGCTCCAGCAGTGGACGGACCGATTCACCGAACTGCTCAACGCACAGCTCCACCGGGGCCGGATCGAGAGCATGCTGGACGGGCTCCTGCGGGCCATCCAGTACGGCTCGCCGCTCGTGGTTCTTGGCTACGGCTCGCACCTGGTGCTCAGGGGGCAGCTCTCCCTGGGAATGATGCTGGGGCTCTTCGCGCTGGCAGTGGGGTTCCTCACCCCGCTCGGGTCGTTCGTCAGCACCACCGTCGAGCTCAATTATGTACGGGCGCACCTGGAGCGCATCCAGGACGTCTTCCAGGCAAAGCCAGAGCAGGCCGGGGAGGGGCTCAAGCAGCCTCCCCGGCTGGAGGGCCGGGTGGAGTTGCAGAACGTGAGCTTCCGGTATGGAACCTTCGCTCCGTATGTGGTGCGAAACCTGTCCGTGCGCATCGAACCCGGTCAATTCGTCGCCATCGTCGGGCGCTCGGGGTCGGGGAAGACGACCCTGGCCCGTCTGCTGATTGGCCTCTCCATTCCAGAGGAGGGGCTGGTCCGCTTCGATGGCGTGGACATCCGCGAATACGACCTCTCCCTCCTGCGGCGGCAGTGCGGCGTGGTGACGCAGAGTCCCTTCCTCTTCCACCAGACGATCCGGAACAACATCGCCGCGGGAGATCCCACGGCCACCCTTGATGATGTCACCCGTGCGGCGGAGCAGGCCTGCATCCACGACGATATCGTTGAGATTCCAGGAGGCTACGCCACCCTGCTGGCCGAGAATGGCGCGACCCTCTCCGGGGGCCAGATTCAACGACTGGCGCTCGCTCGCGCCCTGCTGCCCAAACCGCGAATCTTGTTGCTCGACGAGGCGACGAGCGCCCTGGATGCGGCGACGGAGCGCGCGGTTCAGGAGAACCTGGCACGACTCCAATGCACCCGCATCATCATCGCACACCGGTTGAGCACCATCTGGAACGCGGACCTCATCCTGGTCGTTGACGAGGGGCATATCTGTGAGCGCGGGACGCACGAGGAGCTGATGAAGCTGGGCGGCCTCTACGCCAAGCTGGTGTCCGCGCAGCTCTCCGCCGCGCGCTGACCCGCCACACTCCGTGTCCACGCACCCACTCTTCGAAAGCCCAGGAGC is a window from the Corallococcus silvisoli genome containing:
- a CDS encoding efflux RND transporter periplasmic adaptor subunit — translated: MRRLLSFRRFRLLALCICTALLAWAVDRLGNGPELQRSERDRPPPSVPAPREATEPIVGVVVAASDVSMAFRQAGRLEQLRVRVGERVKKEQVLASLDVQEARQELKVAQAQSLAQQAEHRKAELRQRQARVELKRVEVLGAQVSGAELDDARLSEELASVEVSITSARMAEQSARVELLSIRLKNMELRAPFDGQVAALPVPVGGQVAEGQTVIRLLLQEERFRVRFAVPEPVARQLQPGARVEVRDPGAATGGWAFVDWVWPEVDIASRQVFIEASAPLSGGAGATLRVGMPVQLIIDKPGLERGPVKAPPVGLDVVAGNQAAEKAVQ
- a CDS encoding HlyD family efflux transporter periplasmic adaptor subunit, with the translated sequence MTQEPTKKIYREEALQSFYAGENAPGQVVRLSPASLDHAYWLLAVAFLVVGVVLIFGRLNQYATGPAVVRAQGLIPVSSSQQGVVVAVLVSPGDAVQRGQALVRLHAGAPQAEHERLEREYQVQLMKTLRDPENAVAREALATLTGQREAARAHLEERTLRAPTSGSISDVRVRPGQNLAPGEVAVTVAGENTHFTVVALLPGHQRPFLRPGSPLRFELAGFRYNHQSLVTSQVGNVILGPAEVRRVLGPEMADAVEFSGPQVRVTAEVDDTTFMADGLRLRFYDGMMGRADIPVRRERIILVMFPWLRGLRSNDG
- a CDS encoding peptidase domain-containing ABC transporter, whose product is MRGIPVIQQHTVNECGIASLAMVLTYFGRPTALEELRELVAPSRSGVSARDLLETGRLFGLRGRGVALDIKDLEFLDPGTILHWDLNHYVVFERYEGDSIRIVDPAMGRRTVPLEQVRRSLSGVGLLFEPTEALRPARAQRSAWEVLQHLAMSSGTISRLVVVSVFLQLLALFVPAYTTVVVDRILPRADHELFLLFMGGAAILFCFHLATGWVRQFLVLYLRVRLSLGLKLEFMERLLRLPYAFFQVRSIGDLHERLQSTTQIQNTLSATVVASLLDGLFTLLYLGALILVDVSAGLLVLGLGSLQVLCLVFSLRTRKQLLDSELHLQGRSSALAAEMMRGIETLKTMGGEFRALQQWTDRFTELLNAQLHRGRIESMLDGLLRAIQYGSPLVVLGYGSHLVLRGQLSLGMMLGLFALAVGFLTPLGSFVSTTVELNYVRAHLERIQDVFQAKPEQAGEGLKQPPRLEGRVELQNVSFRYGTFAPYVVRNLSVRIEPGQFVAIVGRSGSGKTTLARLLIGLSIPEEGLVRFDGVDIREYDLSLLRRQCGVVTQSPFLFHQTIRNNIAAGDPTATLDDVTRAAEQACIHDDIVEIPGGYATLLAENGATLSGGQIQRLALARALLPKPRILLLDEATSALDAATERAVQENLARLQCTRIIIAHRLSTIWNADLILVVDEGHICERGTHEELMKLGGLYAKLVSAQLSAAR